Part of the Methanococcus voltae genome is shown below.
GTAGCAGATGGTTCAACTATTCAAGAAGCAAATGTACGTTCTTTATCAAATGGTTATAAAATACATCAATCTTTTGACGTATTACGGGAATTTAGAAAATTTTCAGATACGCCTGTTGTATTGATGACTTATTACAACCCCGTGTATAAAAGAGGTATTGAAAATTTTATAGTTCAGGCAAAAGATGCAGGAGCAAATGGACTTATAATTGTAGATTTACCACTAGATGAAGCAGAACAGTATAGAACGATATGTAAAAAACACGATATGGGGACCATATTTCTTGTGGCACCAAATACATCGGATGAACGATTAATTTATTCTGATGAGGCTAGTACAATGTTTCTATACTTAATTTCAACATTTGGTATTACTGGAACAAGAGATTCATTTGAAAAGATGACTTTTGACTTTATAGCTCGTGCAAAAAATCTTTGTGGTAAAAATAGTAAGTTGTACGTAGGTTTTGGAATTTCAAACGGTGAGCATGCTGAAAAAATAATTGAAAATGGTGCTGATGGCATTATAGTGGGAAGTGCTTTTGTAAACATTATTAAAGAATACGGGGACTCTGAAACAACCCCTTATAAATTAAAAGAATTAGCTAGAGAATTAAGTGATGGAATTACTAGGGGTTATGATAAATACAATGAAAAGAATAATTATTAAATTAGAGAATTATTAATTTAATAAATAAAAAAAGATTAATGAGTAAACTACATATTTATTTTATAATATATTTATTTTAAATTTTTTGGGTGGGAATATGGATTTAAAAGATAATATACTTTATAAATCAATCAAATGGTTTTTTGCAGTTGAATCAGAGAAACCTAAAAATTATGATACAGAAGTAAAGCCTATATTATATGAACAAGAGCGACGTGGTAGGCGTCGTATAATCTAAATTTATAAGTTTGTAAATTTATAAAAT
Proteins encoded:
- the trpA gene encoding tryptophan synthase subunit alpha gives rise to the protein MKNLENNLENDLKKDLNKNIDEKPILVSFLVSGDPNIEATLKFMNALDEYCGVIELGIPFSDPVADGSTIQEANVRSLSNGYKIHQSFDVLREFRKFSDTPVVLMTYYNPVYKRGIENFIVQAKDAGANGLIIVDLPLDEAEQYRTICKKHDMGTIFLVAPNTSDERLIYSDEASTMFLYLISTFGITGTRDSFEKMTFDFIARAKNLCGKNSKLYVGFGISNGEHAEKIIENGADGIIVGSAFVNIIKEYGDSETTPYKLKELARELSDGITRGYDKYNEKNNY